The following coding sequences are from one Arachis hypogaea cultivar Tifrunner chromosome 7, arahy.Tifrunner.gnm2.J5K5, whole genome shotgun sequence window:
- the LOC112704151 gene encoding protein MAIN-LIKE 2-like — protein MGKCDITHADEHISEYLQHPIYGSRNLHTRHLHQIDSYDARVEEQLRESGFSHISQIGRIMSHGPTIDALVERWRLETHTFHLPHGECTITLEDAAMIFGLRTHGLPVTGSTNHSTSGFENECMTQFGIAPDPNDHRGSGVKLAWFRTLSGANI, from the exons ATGGGAAAATGTGACATTACACATGCTGATGAGCATATATCAGAATATCTTCAACATCCTATATAT GGTTCAAGAAATTTGCACACTAGACACTTACACCAAATAGACTCATATGATGCTAGGGTGGAAGAACAACTCAGAGAGAGCGGATTCTCTCATATATCTCAGATTGGAAGGATCATGTCTCACGGTCCAACTATAGACGCACTAGTTGAAAGGTGGCGGCTTGAGACGCACACATTCCATCTTCCACATGGCGAGTGCACGATTACATTGGAGGACGCTGCCATGATTTTTGGACTCCGAACTCACGGCTTGCCAGTTACTGGATCAACTAACCACAGCACAAGTGGGTTTGAAAATGAGTGCATGACCCAATTTGGTATTGCTCCTGACCCGAACGACCATAGAGGAAGCGGAGTCAAGCTAGCATGGTTCCGCACCCTAAGCGGCGCCAACATTTGA